A stretch of the Acyrthosiphon pisum isolate AL4f chromosome A2, pea_aphid_22Mar2018_4r6ur, whole genome shotgun sequence genome encodes the following:
- the LOC100165003 gene encoding drebrin-like protein B has protein sequence MSQLDANKNRQQILDTWKDVVDDKTPTNWAVYGYEGPTNILKFISQGEGGIEEMKEDLNSSKIMYAFCRVLDPKTSLYKCVLINWQGEGAPIVRKGTCANHIRDVSNILKGAHVTINARNDDEVDTDIILSKVSKSSGSVYSFKERLDQSQPQEKIGTSYKRIQPNLEINSSERDKFWAAEEEKEKLRQEEERKKKEQEQKKIEDERLLREDADRIRRDSIINEEIPKTEPKPTVAEAESEKPEDVKIESAKPELVPEEIEIENQNGQNNVEDDLGIKAEALYDYQAADDTEISFDPGDIICHIDKIDQGWWQGLSPDGTFGLFPANYVQLLP, from the exons ATGTCCCAATTGGACGCGAACAAAAACAGACAGCAGATATTGGACACTTGGAAAGATGTGGTGGATGACAAGACGCCGACCAACTG ggcCGTCTATGGCTACGAGGGTCCAACTAACATACTTAAGTTTATTAGCCAAGGAG AAGGGGGAATCGAAGAAATGAAAGAAGACTTAAATAGCTCTAAAATAATGTATGCATTCTGTCGAGTGTTAGACCCAAAGACAAGCCTTTATAAATGTGTCTTAATAAATTGG CAAGGAGAAGGAGCGCCTATTGTCAGAAAAGGAACTTGTGCTAATCACATTCGTGATGTATCTAACATTTTAAAGGGAGCACATGTTACTATAAACGCACGTAATGATGATGAGGTGGATACAGATATAATACTATCTAAAGTTTCTAAGTCATCGGGGTCAGTTTACTCATTTAAAGAAAGACTTGACCAGTCGCAGCCACAAGAGAAAATT GGTACTTCCTACAAAAGAATTCAacctaatttagaaataaattcatCGGAAAGGGACAAGTTTTGGGCAGCTGAAGAAGAAAAGGAAAAATTAAGACAAGAAgaagaaagaaagaaaaaagaaCAAGAGCAGAAAAAAATAGAGGATGAAAGACTATTGCGAGAA gATGCTGATAGAATAAGAAGAGATTCAATAATAAATGAAGAAATTCCCAAAACTGAACCAAAACCTACTGTTGCTGAAGCAGAATCAGAAAAACCAGAAGATGTTAAAATTGAATCAGCAAAACCTGAATTAGTCCCTGaagaaattgaaattgaaaatcaaaatggaCAAAATAATGTCGAGGATGATTTAGGAATTAAAGCTGAAGCATTGTATGATTATCAAGCAG CTGATGATACAGAAATTTCATTTGATCCTGGTGACATAATTTGtcatattgataaaatcgatcaAGGCTGGTGGCAGGGTTTGAGCCCTGATGGTACATTTGGTCTATTTCCGGCCAATTATGTTCAACTGCTTCCTTAA
- the LOC100162917 gene encoding uncharacterized protein LOC100162917 — protein MKKTASKARDEKLLAAVRDRPVLYDQSMHVFKDYGAKNAAWKEVGSAVVGSQDKQNVERLKVRWKTLRDGFVRHLKKKKTMEMYTAAAAMRPYKLEKQIAFLLPHVSFRDEDDNGSSNGDEDNTSSLLMAADIKPAIECEPSAYDQQQTAAEMLYEQSNMDKSCSEHEALDRSIHFLCDQRYKQAAATNYKLEDMDSVDAFFHAMAQTVKQLKPITVAKIKRAVSIIVSNAEIEEMETTVACGKFPMTVPITNEPKK, from the exons ATGAAGAAGACGGCGAGCAAAGCGCGCGACGAAAAACTGTTGGCCGCGGTCCGCGATCGACCGGTGCTCTACGATCAGTCAATGCACGTGTTCAAGGACTACGGCGCCAAGAACGCCGCGTGGAAAGAGGTGGGCTCCGCCGTGGTCGGGTCTCAGGACAAACAGAACG TGGAACGGTTGAAAGTCCGGTGGAAAACGCTACGGGACGGTTTCGTGAGGCATCTGAAGAAGAAAAAGACGATGGAGATGTACACCGCGGCGGCGGCCATGCGCCCGTACAAGCTGGAGAAGCAAATTGCGTTCCTGTTGCCGCACGTGTCCTTCCGCGACGAGGACGACAACGGAAGTAGCAACGGCGACGAGGACAACACCTCTTCGCTGCTGATGGCCGCCGACATCAAGCCCGCCATAGAATGCGAACCGTCGGCGTACGACCAACAGCAGACGGCCGCCGAAATGCTCTACGAACAGTCCAACATGGACAAGTCTTGCAGCGAACACGAAGCCCTGGACAGGTCCATACATTTCCTGTGCGACCAGCGGTACAAACAGGCGGCCGCCACTAATTACAA ATTAGAAGACATGGACTCGGTGGACGCATTTTTCCATGCCATGGCACAAACAGTCAAACAGTTGAAACCCATCACTGTGGCAAAGATAAAGAGAGCAGTGTCAATAATTGTGTCAAATGCAGAAATCGAAGAAATGGAGACTACTGTCGCGTGCGGAAAGTTTCCTATGACAGTTCCTATTACAAATGAAcctaaaaaatag